From the genome of Marinobacter antarcticus, one region includes:
- the dndD gene encoding DNA sulfur modification protein DndD encodes MLIHELILNNFRVYAGEHRFDLRPDKQAGRSRPIVLFGGLNGAGKTSILNAVRLVLYGKAALGGSVSQRRYDQYLMDSIHRSRETHRTASTATVEIKFSYAKLGVKSEFHIVRIWERKGKGVHETLRIEENGAEIKGLDYEQAQHFLNELIPIGVSELFFFDGEKISQLADDAGGAGLESSIKKLLGLDVVERLAGDLTVLSRNIAKGSSQRSIEEEITEVQASLQECRFRIENLRQEISGILIRKSEAAATAERLTKNISDRGGHFSTSRAELHSKLDELTDERDFLISRISALISDCAPMAICSDFCERVEHQVQKDLNESADRKSFELLEKNLLTIKARLEQKIPGDVQALIEAEVNSLLNEAKPLSNGEEALIHDLTASQAGKILSTFESGRSQGQDASKYFEELERVEVAIDEIGASLTRAPDDILIQSDFENLQEIKQTIGKFEGHIESLKADARKQAQTAVECARRLDKLFDEAAKHSDQQRVLSYISNANGMLEEFVDRSATDKIRDLEVQFTECFAKLARKDDLALTVSIDPKSFHVALRNAGGREVGRDELSAGEKQIFAISMLEALAKTSGRQLPMIVDTPLGRLDSKHRTKLVEGYFPLASHQMIILSTDTEVDESFYSQLEPDISRAFRLDYDPHQGATKVETGYFWQKTNHKGVGSYVPDTLTTE; translated from the coding sequence ATGCTAATTCATGAACTGATACTTAATAATTTTCGGGTTTACGCCGGCGAGCATCGATTTGATCTGCGCCCTGATAAACAAGCTGGCAGAAGCAGACCAATCGTTCTCTTTGGCGGACTTAACGGTGCGGGGAAAACCAGCATTCTTAACGCGGTGCGCCTTGTTCTTTATGGAAAGGCCGCCCTGGGGGGCAGCGTTTCCCAACGGCGGTACGATCAATATCTCATGGATTCTATTCATCGTTCCCGTGAGACACACAGAACGGCCAGTACCGCAACTGTTGAAATAAAGTTTTCCTATGCAAAGCTCGGCGTAAAAAGCGAGTTTCATATTGTCAGAATTTGGGAAAGGAAAGGCAAAGGTGTCCATGAAACCTTGCGGATTGAAGAAAATGGCGCCGAAATTAAAGGCCTAGATTACGAGCAAGCCCAGCATTTTCTCAATGAACTTATACCAATAGGGGTTTCTGAGCTTTTCTTCTTCGATGGGGAAAAAATTTCCCAATTAGCAGATGATGCAGGAGGCGCTGGATTAGAAAGCTCTATCAAAAAGTTGCTGGGTCTGGACGTTGTTGAGAGGCTTGCAGGCGATCTCACCGTGCTCAGTCGAAATATAGCGAAGGGTTCCTCTCAGCGCTCGATTGAAGAAGAAATAACTGAGGTCCAAGCTTCGCTTCAGGAGTGCCGCTTTAGAATTGAGAACCTGCGGCAAGAGATTTCTGGCATCTTAATCCGTAAATCAGAGGCGGCAGCAACAGCCGAGCGCCTCACTAAGAACATAAGTGACCGTGGGGGCCATTTCTCCACTTCAAGAGCTGAATTGCACTCTAAGCTCGATGAACTTACTGATGAGCGCGATTTCCTCATATCCAGGATTAGCGCACTGATCAGCGATTGTGCGCCCATGGCAATTTGCAGCGATTTCTGTGAAAGAGTCGAGCACCAGGTGCAAAAAGATCTTAACGAAAGTGCTGACCGAAAGAGCTTTGAACTCCTTGAGAAAAATTTACTAACAATCAAGGCTAGGCTTGAACAAAAAATCCCTGGCGATGTCCAGGCCCTTATCGAGGCAGAGGTTAATTCACTGCTCAATGAGGCAAAGCCTTTGAGCAATGGCGAAGAAGCTCTCATCCACGACCTGACAGCCTCACAAGCCGGGAAAATACTGTCTACCTTCGAGTCAGGCAGAAGCCAGGGCCAGGATGCTAGCAAATATTTTGAGGAGCTCGAACGCGTTGAGGTAGCTATTGACGAAATCGGTGCTTCATTAACCAGAGCCCCGGATGACATCCTCATACAATCCGATTTTGAAAATCTCCAAGAAATAAAGCAAACGATCGGAAAATTCGAAGGGCACATCGAATCACTGAAGGCTGATGCTAGAAAGCAAGCACAGACTGCCGTGGAGTGCGCGCGGCGTCTAGATAAACTCTTTGATGAGGCAGCGAAACATAGCGACCAACAAAGAGTTCTCAGTTACATAAGCAATGCTAATGGAATGCTTGAAGAATTTGTCGATCGTTCAGCTACGGATAAAATCAGGGATCTTGAAGTTCAGTTCACCGAATGTTTTGCCAAACTGGCCCGCAAGGACGACTTAGCCCTGACCGTTAGTATTGATCCAAAAAGCTTCCACGTTGCGCTGAGGAACGCAGGTGGGCGCGAGGTTGGCAGAGATGAGCTTTCCGCTGGCGAAAAACAGATCTTTGCAATATCAATGCTGGAAGCATTGGCCAAGACTTCAGGCCGTCAATTACCAATGATCGTCGACACACCTCTGGGACGTCTGGACTCTAAACACCGCACAAAACTCGTAGAAGGCTACTTTCCCCTAGCCAGCCATCAAATGATCATTCTCTCGACAGATACCGAAGTCGATGAATCCTTCTATTCACAGCTTGAGCCAGACATTTCACGAGCATTCCGGTTGGACTATGACCCTCATCAAGGCGCGACTAAAGTAGAGACCGGCTATTTTTGGCAAAAAACCAATCATAAAGGAGTTGGCTCTTATGTTCCCGACACGCTTACAACTGAATAA
- the dndC gene encoding DNA phosphorothioation system sulfurtransferase DndC: protein MTTSEHFPYADHKAMIREFSLGSRPLADLVREIQHIYCSDDRPWVIGFSGGKDSTCCLSLIYVSLQLLPEERRHKHIYVVSSDTLVETPVVVDMIKSVIGTINSSAVRDNLPITAHAVVPKTDQTFWVNLLGKGYPAPNQTFRWCTERMKIDPVSEFIMDKVARFGEAVVVLGSRSQESNSRAQVIAKHKVDGSALSRHSSLPNAYTYMPIESWSADEVWMYLMSAPCPWGGSNQQLLELYKGSNQGECPLVIDTSTPSCGNSRFGCWTCTVVTEDKALHGLIESGDTWMRPLLDFRNKLYQSRQKEHSEEYRNFRRRTGRVSYNSGDIENQDITEVRHIPGPYWLSVRKTLLKELLEIEKTINDEGRDIELITRPELHVIRREWLRDPNEPDWEDSLPRIYAEVFGEDLDWVEDDAGAFTKTDSAVLEQLSNRYQVPAPLIRKLLEAELQVSGLGNRRGILQKLESILRQDWDELDAINERNAEFRKLGKRHVDEIQEEFKEFLSDANS from the coding sequence ATGACAACCTCTGAGCACTTTCCTTATGCCGATCACAAAGCGATGATCCGCGAATTTTCGCTTGGTAGTCGACCTTTAGCCGACCTAGTTCGAGAGATTCAACATATTTACTGCTCTGACGATCGTCCCTGGGTAATTGGTTTCAGTGGGGGCAAAGATTCGACCTGTTGCTTGTCACTTATCTACGTTTCACTCCAGCTTCTGCCAGAAGAGAGGCGTCATAAACATATTTATGTGGTGTCTTCAGACACGCTAGTGGAGACACCCGTTGTAGTAGACATGATCAAGAGTGTTATTGGCACCATTAACTCGTCTGCCGTTCGCGACAACCTACCCATTACGGCGCATGCGGTGGTTCCTAAGACAGACCAAACCTTCTGGGTCAACCTGCTTGGAAAAGGCTACCCAGCGCCGAATCAAACCTTCCGTTGGTGTACGGAGCGAATGAAGATAGATCCTGTCAGCGAGTTTATTATGGACAAGGTCGCTCGGTTTGGAGAGGCGGTTGTCGTCCTTGGCTCCCGGAGCCAGGAGAGCAACTCCCGCGCGCAGGTTATCGCAAAGCATAAGGTCGATGGTTCTGCTCTTAGCCGCCATAGCTCTCTACCTAATGCTTATACCTACATGCCTATCGAGAGTTGGTCTGCGGATGAGGTATGGATGTACCTGATGAGCGCGCCCTGCCCTTGGGGAGGCTCAAACCAGCAGCTACTCGAACTCTATAAAGGTTCAAATCAAGGTGAATGTCCATTGGTGATCGATACCAGCACTCCCTCCTGTGGTAATAGCCGCTTTGGATGCTGGACTTGCACCGTGGTAACCGAAGATAAGGCGCTGCACGGTCTAATCGAATCCGGTGACACTTGGATGAGACCGCTCTTGGACTTTCGCAACAAGCTCTACCAGTCTCGCCAAAAAGAGCATTCAGAGGAATATCGGAACTTTCGCCGTCGGACAGGTAGGGTGAGCTATAACAGCGGTGATATAGAGAACCAAGACATTACCGAAGTCCGCCATATCCCTGGCCCCTATTGGCTTTCCGTCAGGAAAACGCTGCTAAAGGAGCTTCTTGAAATAGAGAAGACGATTAATGATGAGGGGCGCGATATAGAGCTTATAACTCGCCCCGAGCTTCACGTGATTCGGCGTGAATGGCTGCGTGACCCCAATGAACCAGACTGGGAAGATTCTCTCCCGCGAATTTACGCAGAGGTTTTTGGTGAAGATCTAGACTGGGTCGAAGACGACGCAGGGGCTTTCACCAAGACTGACTCAGCCGTACTTGAGCAACTATCGAATAGGTATCAAGTTCCCGCTCCTCTTATAAGGAAGCTCCTGGAGGCGGAACTCCAAGTGTCGGGGCTAGGAAACCGCAGAGGAATCCTCCAAAAACTGGAATCCATTCTGCGGCAAGACTGGGACGAACTTGACGCCATCAACGAGCGCAATGCGGAATTCAGGAAACTGGGTAAGCGCCACGTTGATGAAATTCAGGAAGAATTCAAAGAGTTTTTATCTGATGCTAATTCATGA
- the dndB gene encoding DNA sulfur modification protein DndB — protein sequence MDTDFCHSFPAARGMQAGRPCYVAMCPMRLIPKIFVFDEEEVPAELRAQRTLNRTRIPEIVEYLVNNPTGYTISAITASIDGKVTFQPSADTGPGSNLGVLSVPMDVRILINDGQHRRAAIEQAIAESPELSYDNIPVLFFIDEGLTHSQQMFADLNKHAVRPSDSISTLYDHRDAISELARSMIKRVEIFSKLTEMEKSSISNRSTKLFTLSAIKNSTKALLLKGKGDGVDEEEKDLAAAYWNEVTLHVADWQLALDKKVATSELREQYVHAHGVMLQAMGQIGADLLVKPRNQWAGILKGLKDIDWARANPDWEGRAMHHGRISKARSSVVRTGNYIKHKLGLPLTPSEQAYEEGETI from the coding sequence ATGGACACTGATTTTTGTCATAGCTTCCCGGCCGCTCGTGGAATGCAGGCAGGCAGACCCTGTTACGTCGCAATGTGTCCAATGCGCCTAATTCCAAAGATTTTTGTATTCGACGAAGAAGAAGTGCCTGCAGAGCTACGTGCTCAAAGGACACTTAACAGGACTCGAATTCCTGAAATTGTTGAGTACCTTGTAAATAACCCCACCGGGTACACCATCTCGGCAATTACAGCATCTATAGACGGTAAAGTCACGTTTCAGCCAAGCGCCGACACCGGCCCCGGATCCAATCTAGGTGTGCTCTCCGTACCCATGGATGTTCGAATTTTGATCAATGATGGGCAGCATCGTCGAGCAGCCATTGAGCAAGCGATTGCAGAGAGTCCAGAGCTAAGCTATGACAACATTCCGGTCTTATTCTTCATTGACGAAGGGCTGACTCACAGCCAGCAAATGTTCGCTGACCTAAACAAACATGCTGTCCGCCCTAGCGACTCTATTAGTACACTTTATGACCACCGCGATGCAATTTCAGAACTTGCCCGCTCAATGATCAAACGTGTGGAAATCTTTTCAAAGCTTACTGAAATGGAAAAATCAAGCATTTCAAATCGCAGCACGAAGCTGTTTACGTTATCTGCGATCAAGAACTCTACCAAAGCTCTATTACTGAAAGGCAAAGGAGATGGGGTCGACGAGGAGGAAAAGGATTTGGCGGCAGCTTATTGGAATGAAGTAACCTTACATGTCGCCGACTGGCAACTGGCACTCGACAAGAAGGTCGCCACATCAGAACTGCGAGAACAGTACGTCCACGCTCACGGAGTGATGCTTCAGGCCATGGGACAGATAGGTGCAGATCTACTGGTGAAACCCAGAAACCAATGGGCCGGAATATTAAAAGGTTTGAAAGATATCGACTGGGCTCGCGCCAATCCCGACTGGGAGGGTCGTGCGATGCATCACGGTCGGATTTCAAAGGCACGCAGCAGTGTCGTTCGCACAGGCAACTACATCAAACATAAGCTGGGACTACCCTTGACACCCTCTGAACAGGCTTACGAAGAAGGTGAAACGATATGA